AAGCCAAGCATCAAGAGATAAATCATTCACAGTAATTTGACCAGAACCTGGTTGAAGCCAAACTTTAGCAATTGAGCTTTTTCTCTTTCCAGTTGCATAAATCTTTCTCATAATTATCCTTCTTTACCAACTTGAGCAGTGTGAGGGTGTTCATCACCTTCATAAACTTTTAGTTTTTTAAGCATATCTTTTCCAAGTTTTGTTTTTGGAAGCATACCCCGAGTAGCTAATTTGTAAAGCTTTTCTGGATTTTTGTCAAGTAGTTCTGCAAGTGTTTCACTTTTTGTACTACCGAAATAACCAGAGTGTCGGTGATATTTTTTGTCTGTCATTTTATTGTTTCCGTTGAACTTCACTTTTGAAGCATTCACGATAACAACATAGTCTCCACAATCAACATTTGGAGTAAATGTTGGCTTATGTTTTCCTCGAAGAATGTGAGCTGTTTTAGAAATTAATCGCCCGAAAGTTTCATCTGTTGCATCAAGAACAATCCACTCTCTTTTAACATCTTCTTTTCTTATACTTTTTGTAAATTTTTCCACTGAAATTTCCTAGAAAAAGAATCGTGGCGGAATTGTAGTTCGATAAACTTACAAACAGCTGAATTTCAGCAAATTTTAAGTTTATTATTTTTTATCTTTCTGAGAATTTTTTGATTTTTTTCTAGAAAAGTGATTGTTGATCTTTTGGAAAGGTTGCCAGTTGAAGAGAGAGAAAAATATTTAGCTGAAAAATTGGCAAATTGAGAAGATTCCTGCTTTTGCAGGAATGACAAAAAAGCTTAATTTGTGGCTAGGATTTTTCGGTTTTCAAGTTTTTCAGCCAACCACATTTTGATAATTGCA
The nucleotide sequence above comes from Thiovulum sp. ES. Encoded proteins:
- a CDS encoding ribosomal protein L13, bacterial type (PFAM: Ribosomal protein L13~TIGRFAM: ribosomal protein L13, bacterial type), with amino-acid sequence MEKFTKSIRKEDVKREWIVLDATDETFGRLISKTAHILRGKHKPTFTPNVDCGDYVVIVNASKVKFNGNNKMTDKKYHRHSGYFGSTKSETLAELLDKNPEKLYKLATRGMLPKTKLGKDMLKKLKVYEGDEHPHTAQVGKEG